A stretch of Deinococcus radiopugnans ATCC 19172 DNA encodes these proteins:
- the preA gene encoding NAD-dependent dihydropyrimidine dehydrogenase subunit PreA, with the protein MADLSVNFAGIRAPNPFWLASAPPTNSGAQIHRAFEHGWGGAVWKTIGAPVLNISNRYAGLSIAGQRLLAINNVELISDRPLDVNLREIAEIKRLWPDRAVIVSAMVDASPEAWREIVMMIEDTGADGIELNYGCPQGMSERGMGAAVGQVPEMCELNTHWVTSVTRLPVIVKLTPNVTRITEPAHAAIAGGANALSLINTINSVMSVDLDTLQITPNIGGRGTHGGYAGPAVKPIALNMLTELLTDPQVLRSGVPVCGMGGIVTWKDAAEFLLLGAGAVQVCTAAMHYGYRIVEDMIDGLSNWMDDKGFATIADVSGRALPQVSTFGELDLGYQAVARIDPDKCIQCNLCYVACNDTAHQCIDLVAGNGVRVDPGYDVRVNGKAVADTRPTPVVREPDCVGCALCANVCPVDGCITMVSVPGTQQSVSWDALTAQRPEIASSWDAMMAYRAEQGIEIH; encoded by the coding sequence ATGGCTGATCTCTCGGTCAATTTTGCCGGCATCCGCGCGCCCAACCCCTTCTGGCTGGCCTCCGCACCGCCCACCAACAGCGGGGCGCAGATTCACCGCGCTTTCGAGCACGGCTGGGGCGGAGCCGTGTGGAAGACCATTGGCGCGCCGGTGCTGAACATCAGCAACCGCTACGCGGGCCTGAGCATCGCCGGGCAGCGGCTGCTGGCCATCAACAACGTCGAGCTGATCAGCGACCGCCCGCTGGACGTGAACCTGCGCGAGATCGCCGAGATCAAGCGGCTGTGGCCGGACCGGGCCGTGATCGTCTCGGCGATGGTGGACGCCAGCCCCGAAGCGTGGCGCGAGATCGTGATGATGATCGAGGACACCGGGGCGGACGGCATCGAACTGAATTACGGCTGTCCCCAGGGCATGAGCGAGCGCGGCATGGGCGCGGCGGTGGGTCAGGTGCCGGAGATGTGCGAGCTGAACACGCACTGGGTCACGTCGGTGACGAGGCTGCCGGTGATCGTCAAGCTGACGCCCAACGTCACGCGCATCACCGAACCGGCCCACGCCGCCATCGCGGGCGGGGCCAACGCGCTGAGCCTGATCAACACCATCAATTCGGTAATGAGCGTGGATCTCGACACCCTGCAGATCACGCCCAACATCGGCGGGCGCGGCACCCACGGCGGTTACGCGGGGCCGGCGGTCAAGCCGATTGCCCTGAACATGCTCACCGAACTGCTGACCGACCCTCAGGTGCTGAGAAGCGGCGTCCCGGTGTGTGGGATGGGCGGGATCGTCACATGGAAGGACGCCGCCGAGTTCCTGCTGCTGGGCGCGGGGGCCGTGCAGGTGTGCACCGCTGCCATGCACTACGGCTACCGCATCGTGGAGGACATGATCGACGGCCTGTCCAACTGGATGGACGACAAGGGCTTTGCCACCATTGCCGACGTTTCGGGCCGGGCGCTGCCGCAGGTCAGCACCTTTGGCGAGCTGGACCTGGGCTATCAGGCGGTGGCGCGGATTGACCCGGACAAGTGCATCCAGTGCAACCTGTGCTACGTGGCCTGCAACGACACGGCGCACCAGTGCATCGATCTGGTGGCCGGAAACGGGGTGAGGGTTGATCCCGGCTACGACGTGCGGGTCAACGGCAAGGCGGTGGCCGACACCCGCCCGACGCCCGTCGTGCGCGAGCCGGACTGCGTGGGCTGCGCGCTGTGCGCCAACGTCTGCCCGGTGGACGGCTGCATCACGATGGTCAGCGTGCCGGGCACCCAGCAGAGCGTCAGCTGGGACGCCCTGACGGCCCAGCGACCCGAGATCGCCTCCAGCTGGGACGCCATGATGGCCTACCGCGCGGAGCAGGGCATCGAAATCCATTGA
- a CDS encoding MBL fold metallo-hydrolase yields the protein MYFKRFYDTDLAQASYMLGCQKTGECLVIDPVRDIALYLNEAEAQKLRITHVTETHIHADYLSGSRELAHATGAALYLSDEGNIDWKYGFGGIKVYGGSTFMVGHLQIEVRHTPGHTPESISLLVTDTPRGDQPIMIFTGDFVFVGDIGRPDLLDEAAGGVDTRFEGARQMFASLKNQFLTLPDFVQVWPAHGSGSACGKALGAVPSTTVGYERALAWWAGYVQRGDEQGFTDELLGGQPDAPLYYGRMKTQNKAGPALLGEVPALHKLRPADVLARLQTGTRLIDTRVRGEHHAAAPQHSIHLPDGNTLETWAGWLLEPQRDYVLIAPAGRAEAIRRRLWMVGVDHVVGFVEEVAGLQTQDARPFPASEWPRHQGALILDVRNKTEHQDGAIPGSVQLHAGRLPWKLGELPRDQDIVVHCQSGARSAAAASLLRAEGFNVTELEGGYEAWAKARTDSPPA from the coding sequence ATGTATTTCAAACGTTTTTATGACACCGATCTGGCCCAGGCTTCGTACATGCTGGGCTGCCAGAAAACCGGCGAATGCCTGGTCATTGATCCCGTGCGCGACATTGCCCTGTACCTGAACGAGGCTGAGGCTCAGAAGCTGCGAATCACCCACGTCACCGAGACCCATATCCACGCCGACTACCTGAGCGGCAGCCGCGAGCTGGCCCACGCCACGGGCGCAGCGCTGTATCTGTCGGACGAGGGAAATATCGACTGGAAGTACGGATTTGGGGGCATCAAGGTCTATGGCGGCAGCACCTTCATGGTGGGCCACCTGCAAATCGAGGTGAGGCATACCCCCGGCCATACCCCCGAGAGCATCTCCTTGCTGGTCACGGACACCCCGCGTGGCGATCAGCCCATCATGATCTTTACCGGCGACTTCGTGTTTGTGGGTGACATTGGCCGCCCCGACCTGCTGGACGAGGCGGCGGGCGGCGTGGACACCCGTTTTGAAGGCGCGCGGCAGATGTTTGCCAGCCTGAAGAATCAGTTTCTGACGCTGCCGGACTTTGTGCAGGTCTGGCCCGCCCACGGCTCGGGCAGTGCCTGCGGCAAGGCCCTGGGCGCGGTGCCCAGCACGACCGTCGGCTACGAGCGGGCGCTGGCGTGGTGGGCGGGCTACGTTCAGCGCGGTGACGAGCAGGGCTTTACCGATGAGCTGCTGGGCGGCCAGCCCGACGCTCCGCTGTATTACGGCCGCATGAAAACGCAGAACAAGGCCGGCCCCGCGTTGCTGGGCGAGGTGCCAGCGCTGCACAAGCTGAGGCCGGCCGACGTTCTGGCCCGCCTGCAGACCGGCACACGCCTGATCGACACCCGCGTCCGGGGGGAGCATCACGCCGCCGCGCCGCAACACAGCATCCACCTGCCCGACGGCAACACGCTGGAAACCTGGGCCGGCTGGCTGCTGGAGCCGCAGCGCGACTACGTGCTGATCGCTCCGGCTGGGCGGGCCGAGGCCATCCGCCGCCGCCTGTGGATGGTGGGCGTGGACCACGTGGTGGGCTTCGTCGAGGAAGTGGCCGGCCTCCAGACCCAGGACGCTCGGCCCTTCCCGGCCTCGGAGTGGCCCAGGCACCAGGGCGCGCTGATTCTGGACGTTCGCAACAAGACCGAACATCAAGACGGCGCGATTCCCGGCAGCGTGCAGCTGCACGCGGGCCGCCTGCCGTGGAAGCTGGGTGAGCTGCCCCGCGATCAGGACATCGTGGTGCACTGCCAGAGCGGGGCCCGCAGCGCCGCTGCCGCGAGCCTGCTGCGCGCCGAGGGCTTCAACGTCACCGAGCTGGAGGGCGGCTACGAGGCTTGGGCAAAGGCCCGGACCGACTCGCCACCCGCCTGA
- a CDS encoding ABC transporter ATP-binding protein: MTAAAPVPTLRGTGQPAVHLKDLNMVFRGAQGDTVALQDANLDIGQGEFISLIGPSGCGKTTLLRLMADLITPTGGELLIGGRSPAQARQERAYGYVFQAPALLEWRTVLNNVLLPLDVMAGSQQKMSKAARQARAHEMLRLVGLEGFAGRYPWQLSGGMQQRVSIARALAFDPGLLLMDEPFGALDEITREHLNGELLRLWQETGKTVVFVTHGISEAVFLSTRVVVMTSRPGKIEGVVDIDLPYPRNVETRESPRFFELATRVRELLRRGHGFDADG, translated from the coding sequence TTGACGGCCGCCGCGCCCGTGCCGACGCTGCGGGGAACGGGGCAGCCGGCCGTTCACCTCAAGGACCTCAACATGGTCTTCCGGGGGGCGCAGGGCGACACCGTGGCCCTGCAGGACGCCAATCTGGACATCGGGCAGGGCGAGTTCATCAGCCTGATCGGCCCCAGCGGCTGCGGCAAGACCACGCTGCTGCGGCTGATGGCGGACCTGATCACGCCCACGGGCGGCGAACTGCTGATCGGCGGCCGGTCGCCCGCGCAGGCGCGGCAGGAACGCGCCTACGGCTACGTGTTTCAGGCCCCCGCCCTGCTGGAATGGCGCACCGTGCTGAACAACGTGCTGCTGCCGCTGGACGTGATGGCCGGGTCTCAGCAAAAGATGTCGAAGGCCGCCCGACAGGCCCGCGCCCACGAGATGTTGAGGCTGGTGGGGCTCGAAGGCTTCGCGGGCCGTTACCCCTGGCAGCTGTCGGGGGGCATGCAGCAGCGCGTGAGCATCGCCCGCGCCCTGGCCTTCGATCCGGGCCTGCTGCTGATGGACGAGCCGTTCGGCGCGCTGGACGAGATCACGCGCGAACACCTGAACGGCGAGTTGCTGCGGCTGTGGCAGGAAACGGGCAAGACGGTGGTGTTCGTGACGCACGGCATCAGCGAGGCCGTCTTCCTCAGCACCCGCGTCGTGGTGATGACCTCGCGGCCCGGCAAGATCGAGGGCGTGGTGGACATTGACCTGCCGTACCCCCGAAACGTCGAAACCCGCGAGAGTCCGCGCTTCTTTGAGCTGGCGACGCGGGTGCGCGAGCTGCTGCGCCGGGGGCATGGGTTCGACGCCGATGGTTAA
- a CDS encoding rhodanese-like domain-containing protein, whose protein sequence is MSYQDIFTAEVATRVREGAYLYDVRETDEYVQGHIPGAISLPLSQLAGRENEIQTPAIIVCLSGGRSAQAARHLAAQGKQDVMNLNGGTMGWISEGREVTQGPHP, encoded by the coding sequence GTGAGCTATCAGGATATTTTTACCGCCGAGGTGGCCACCCGCGTCCGCGAGGGCGCTTACCTGTACGACGTGCGTGAAACAGACGAGTACGTGCAGGGCCACATCCCCGGAGCCATCAGCCTGCCGCTCTCGCAACTGGCCGGCCGCGAGAACGAGATTCAGACCCCCGCCATCATCGTGTGTCTGAGCGGAGGCCGTAGCGCGCAGGCCGCCAGGCATCTGGCCGCGCAGGGCAAACAGGACGTCATGAACCTGAACGGCGGCACCATGGGCTGGATCAGTGAGGGCCGCGAGGTCACGCAGGGCCCCCACCCTTGA
- a CDS encoding NAD(P)-dependent oxidoreductase, which translates to MTDHALGDDALSERNHSPDTHDRYDPRFAPTHPPLSAHEATVEAHRCLYCYDAPCIQACPTHIDIPTFIRKIATDNLRGSARTILEANFLGGTCARVCPVEELCEGACVLNAEDKPIAIGRLQRHAVDHVQQRGVPLFQPGPPTGRRVAVVGSGPAGLSVSAELAKLGHAVTLLEKRELGGGLSTYGIIVLREPVEVSLREVEAVRALGVTVETGHELTGKAGLDTLLSEYDAVFLGLGLGAVPAMGIPGEEHLIDGLQYIEDSKLHPERLPHSANVVVIGAGNTAIDAATIARRRGADVTMLYRRTEAEMTAYRHEYEFALSEGIGYRFLTQPVRVVSEDGKVKGVECVKMVLGVPDTGGRPTPRPLPGSEFVVPGDAVIKAIGQEKPALAHELGLDVSGGYIVVNPKMQTSLPRVYAGGDCVRVRGTASTVMAVQDGKYAAAAIHGQLLQHAESHPQEAAHG; encoded by the coding sequence TTGACAGACCATGCGCTGGGAGACGACGCCCTATCCGAACGGAACCATTCGCCCGACACCCACGACCGGTATGACCCCCGCTTCGCCCCCACCCACCCTCCGCTGAGCGCCCACGAGGCCACGGTGGAGGCGCATCGCTGCCTGTACTGCTACGACGCGCCGTGCATTCAGGCCTGCCCCACCCACATCGACATTCCCACCTTTATTCGCAAGATCGCCACCGACAATCTGCGCGGCAGCGCCCGCACCATTCTGGAGGCCAACTTCCTGGGCGGCACCTGCGCCCGCGTCTGCCCCGTCGAGGAACTGTGCGAGGGCGCCTGCGTGCTAAACGCCGAGGACAAGCCCATCGCCATCGGGCGGCTGCAACGCCACGCCGTGGATCACGTTCAGCAGCGCGGCGTGCCGCTGTTCCAGCCTGGGCCGCCCACCGGCCGCCGCGTCGCCGTGGTCGGCAGCGGCCCGGCGGGCCTGAGCGTCAGCGCCGAGCTGGCCAAACTGGGCCACGCCGTCACGCTGCTGGAAAAACGCGAGCTGGGCGGCGGCCTGAGCACCTACGGCATCATCGTCCTGCGCGAGCCGGTCGAGGTCTCGCTGCGCGAGGTGGAGGCCGTGCGGGCGCTGGGCGTGACGGTGGAAACCGGGCACGAACTGACCGGCAAGGCTGGGCTGGACACGCTGCTGTCGGAGTACGACGCCGTGTTCCTGGGCCTGGGCCTGGGCGCGGTGCCGGCCATGGGCATTCCCGGCGAGGAACACCTGATCGACGGCCTGCAGTACATCGAGGACAGCAAATTGCATCCTGAACGGCTGCCTCACTCGGCAAATGTCGTGGTGATCGGGGCGGGCAACACCGCCATCGACGCCGCCACGATTGCCCGGCGGCGCGGCGCGGACGTGACCATGCTGTACCGCCGCACCGAAGCGGAGATGACCGCCTACCGCCACGAGTACGAGTTCGCGCTCTCGGAGGGCATTGGGTACCGTTTCCTGACCCAGCCGGTGCGGGTGGTCTCAGAAGACGGAAAAGTGAAGGGCGTGGAGTGCGTAAAAATGGTGCTGGGCGTCCCGGACACCGGGGGGCGGCCCACGCCCAGACCCCTGCCCGGCAGTGAATTTGTGGTGCCCGGCGACGCCGTGATCAAGGCCATCGGCCAGGAGAAACCCGCGCTGGCCCACGAACTGGGGCTGGATGTTTCTGGCGGCTATATCGTCGTCAACCCCAAGATGCAGACCAGCCTGCCGCGCGTGTACGCCGGGGGCGACTGCGTCAGGGTGCGCGGCACCGCCAGCACGGTGATGGCGGTGCAGGACGGCAAGTACGCCGCCGCCGCCATTCACGGGCAGCTCTTGCAACACGCCGAATCCCACCCCCAGGAGGCCGCCCATGGCTGA
- a CDS encoding sulfite exporter TauE/SafE family protein, which yields MTLPLIGAALIGLALGLLGSGGSILTVPVLVYLVGEPDKLAIAESLAIVGAISVFGALRFTLKGQVEWRRVVMFGLPGVLGTAIGAALSRGLPGSVQLTIFAVVMLLAAVMMFRPPARAAAASGRRPALLTALDGLGVGMLTGLVGVGGGFLILPALVLLGGLPMGMAVGTSLAIITLNSFTGFYRHAQLLRGTPDHLNWPLILTFAAIGVAGSLVGARLGGRVSNVRLRRSFAGFLVVMGVFVLGSNLPRVMHPVTQAQVTQPP from the coding sequence TTGACGCTGCCCCTGATCGGCGCGGCGCTGATCGGACTGGCGCTGGGCCTGCTGGGCTCGGGCGGCAGCATCCTGACCGTGCCGGTGCTGGTCTATCTGGTGGGCGAACCGGACAAACTCGCCATCGCCGAAAGCCTGGCCATCGTGGGCGCGATCAGCGTGTTCGGAGCGCTGCGCTTCACCCTGAAGGGACAGGTGGAGTGGCGCCGGGTGGTGATGTTCGGGCTGCCCGGCGTGCTGGGAACAGCCATCGGCGCCGCCCTGAGCCGCGGGCTGCCGGGCAGCGTGCAGCTCACGATCTTCGCCGTGGTGATGCTGCTGGCCGCCGTCATGATGTTTCGCCCACCGGCCCGCGCGGCGGCCGCCAGCGGGCGCCGCCCGGCGCTGCTGACCGCCCTGGACGGTCTGGGCGTGGGCATGCTGACCGGGCTGGTGGGCGTGGGCGGCGGCTTTCTGATTCTTCCCGCGCTGGTCTTGCTGGGCGGCCTGCCCATGGGCATGGCGGTGGGCACCAGTCTGGCGATCATCACGCTGAACAGCTTCACGGGCTTCTACCGGCACGCCCAGCTGCTGCGCGGCACCCCGGACCACCTGAACTGGCCCTTGATCCTGACCTTCGCGGCCATCGGCGTCGCGGGCAGTCTCGTGGGCGCACGCCTCGGCGGCCGGGTCTCGAATGTCCGGCTCCGGCGCAGCTTCGCGGGCTTTCTGGTGGTCATGGGGGTGTTTGTGCTGGGCAGCAATCTTCCCAGGGTCATGCACCCCGTCACACAGGCGCAGGTGACGCAGCCGCCCTAA
- a CDS encoding ABC transporter permease, protein MASRTVALGRGRTGRLPGRGWLALALGAALLLAAVWNVWSFPLDGVPPGRKATSLALIVLGLAGGISGLAALARRMTGLVPALLAALLTLLAVEGLLRAYGVPPGLIPTPTRVATALYTSRSVLLGDARVTFVQEALLGYLAGVGAGIVVALAAVRFPFLERGALPYAGLFASIPIVALAPVIVKAFGLEWPSKAIIVAITVFFPVVVNVVRGLQSASPLLLDLMQTYAVTPAASFRLVRVPSALPFLFNALKIGATLALIGAIVGEFFGTTGQGLGFRIQIEAGRFNLDIVWAAIVIASVLGIAFYGVISWLEMRFTSWHASRRQPG, encoded by the coding sequence GTGGCGAGCCGGACAGTCGCGCTAGGCCGGGGCCGGACGGGCCGGCTGCCGGGGCGGGGGTGGCTGGCGCTCGCGCTGGGTGCGGCGTTGCTGCTGGCCGCCGTCTGGAACGTCTGGAGCTTTCCGCTGGACGGTGTGCCGCCCGGACGCAAGGCCACCAGCCTCGCCTTGATCGTGCTGGGGCTGGCGGGGGGAATATCTGGCCTGGCCGCGCTGGCCCGCCGGATGACCGGTCTGGTGCCGGCGCTGCTGGCCGCCCTGCTCACGCTCCTCGCGGTGGAGGGCCTGCTGCGCGCTTACGGCGTCCCGCCGGGCCTGATTCCCACGCCCACGCGGGTGGCGACGGCGCTGTACACCTCCCGCAGCGTGCTGCTGGGCGACGCCCGCGTGACCTTCGTGCAGGAGGCGCTGCTGGGCTACCTCGCCGGGGTGGGGGCCGGCATCGTGGTGGCGCTGGCTGCCGTCCGCTTCCCCTTCCTGGAACGCGGCGCGCTGCCCTACGCCGGCCTGTTCGCCAGCATTCCCATCGTGGCGCTGGCCCCGGTCATCGTCAAGGCCTTCGGGCTGGAGTGGCCGAGCAAGGCGATCATCGTCGCCATCACGGTGTTCTTTCCGGTGGTGGTGAACGTGGTGCGCGGCCTTCAGAGTGCCAGTCCACTGCTACTGGACCTGATGCAGACCTACGCAGTCACCCCCGCCGCCTCGTTCCGGCTGGTGAGGGTGCCGAGCGCCCTGCCGTTTCTGTTCAACGCCCTGAAAATCGGGGCGACGCTGGCCCTGATCGGCGCGATTGTCGGCGAATTCTTCGGCACCACCGGGCAGGGCCTGGGCTTCCGGATTCAGATCGAGGCTGGGCGCTTCAATCTGGACATCGTGTGGGCGGCCATCGTGATCGCCTCGGTGCTGGGCATTGCGTTCTACGGGGTGATCTCGTGGCTGGAAATGAGGTTTACAAGCTGGCACGCCAGCCGTCGACAACCGGGCTGA
- a CDS encoding rhodanese-like domain-containing protein gives MFGFLKKWLGGASGPASLSPQDAQALATSGAVILDVRSAAERRAAFIPGSTHIPLDELQTKLAQLPRQKTIICQCASGRRSALATRLLSAAGLDARNLRGGIAAWQGAGLPTKSK, from the coding sequence ATGTTCGGATTCCTCAAAAAATGGCTGGGGGGCGCATCCGGCCCCGCCTCCCTCTCGCCGCAGGACGCCCAGGCGCTGGCAACATCTGGCGCGGTCATTCTGGATGTCCGCAGCGCCGCCGAGCGCAGGGCCGCCTTTATTCCCGGCAGCACCCACATCCCGCTGGACGAACTGCAGACGAAGCTGGCCCAGTTGCCCCGGCAGAAGACCATCATCTGCCAGTGTGCCAGCGGCAGGCGCAGCGCTCTGGCTACCCGCCTGCTGAGCGCTGCCGGACTGGACGCCCGCAACCTGCGCGGCGGCATCGCCGCCTGGCAGGGTGCGGGCCTGCCGACCAAATCGAAGTAG
- a CDS encoding ABC transporter permease translates to MLVVAAAALLLYWPLMLWANVGAAQRSLNSGAELGCATALACATQLRNPVLPAPAQLGRSLQAMSVPPLAPTSVPYNTLVTARETVVGLLIASVLGVLLAVALVGSRAFERLTLPWLIASQTVPVIALAPMLAVVLGQYGVQGWLPKALIAAYIAFFPVAVGVAAGLRSPDPMQEDLLTTYRASGWQTFWTLRLPASLPFLFTSLKVAATAALIGSIVAEISTISFSGLGKMLAENSRASDTLALWVIMLYGAGLGIALVAVLGLIERLVTPWRAGQSR, encoded by the coding sequence ATGCTGGTCGTGGCCGCCGCCGCGCTGCTGCTGTACTGGCCGCTGATGCTGTGGGCCAACGTCGGCGCGGCGCAGCGCAGCCTGAACAGCGGCGCGGAACTGGGCTGCGCCACGGCCCTGGCCTGCGCCACCCAGCTCAGAAACCCGGTGCTGCCGGCCCCGGCGCAACTGGGCCGCAGCCTGCAGGCCATGAGCGTGCCGCCGCTGGCCCCCACCAGCGTGCCGTACAACACGCTGGTCACGGCGAGGGAAACCGTCGTGGGCCTGCTGATCGCCTCCGTGCTGGGCGTCCTGCTGGCCGTCGCGCTGGTGGGCAGCCGCGCCTTCGAACGCCTGACCCTGCCGTGGCTGATCGCCTCGCAGACCGTGCCGGTGATTGCCCTGGCCCCCATGCTGGCGGTGGTGCTGGGGCAGTACGGCGTGCAGGGCTGGCTGCCCAAGGCGCTGATCGCCGCCTACATCGCGTTTTTTCCGGTGGCGGTGGGCGTGGCGGCAGGATTACGCAGCCCCGATCCCATGCAGGAAGACCTGCTGACCACCTACCGCGCCTCGGGCTGGCAGACCTTCTGGACCCTGCGGCTGCCCGCCAGCCTGCCTTTTCTGTTCACGTCGCTGAAAGTGGCCGCCACCGCCGCGCTGATCGGCTCGATTGTGGCGGAAATCAGCACCATCAGTTTTTCGGGGCTGGGCAAGATGCTGGCCGAGAATTCGCGGGCCAGTGACACGCTGGCGCTGTGGGTGATCATGCTGTACGGCGCCGGGCTGGGCATCGCGCTGGTGGCCGTGCTGGGCCTGATCGAGAGGCTGGTGACGCCGTGGCGAGCCGGACAGTCGCGCTAG
- the hydA gene encoding dihydropyrimidinase, with the protein MTLLIKNGQIVTAQQQYAADILIEGETIAMIGENLIAPEGIETIDAAGHYVFPGFIDPHVHVHLPFMGTFAKDTHATASQAALIGGTTTFIEMLAPAGSDELRDGWNTWTGMAKNSSACDYTFHIGVTRWDGETEQTLRELVADGMTSFKVFLAYKGAFGIEDSALFNTLTLAKELGVVVTAHCENAELVSQLQAKLLAEGKTGSGWHEPSRPEQVEADGTAHFATFLEMTGAEGYVVHLSNAKALKAALDARKRGVNIHIESVIPHFLLDKTFAERPGVEGAKYVMSPPLRDKLNQAALWQALKDGEIDTVATDHCPFDVAQKHMGDNNFTLIPNGIPAIEDRVNLLYTYGVSRGGLSLNRFVDAASTRAAQIFGLYPKKGAIEVGSDADLVIYDPQYRGTISAATSHVNNDYSGFEGFEIDGRPRVVTVRGQVAVRDGQFVGEPGRGQLLRRSPRPAPRQKVPG; encoded by the coding sequence ATGACCCTGCTCATCAAGAACGGCCAGATCGTCACGGCACAACAGCAGTACGCGGCAGACATTCTGATCGAGGGCGAGACCATTGCCATGATCGGGGAGAACCTGATTGCGCCGGAGGGCATCGAGACCATCGACGCGGCGGGGCACTACGTTTTTCCCGGCTTTATCGATCCGCACGTGCACGTCCACCTGCCGTTCATGGGCACGTTTGCCAAGGACACCCACGCCACCGCGTCCCAGGCCGCGCTGATCGGCGGCACCACCACCTTCATCGAGATGCTGGCCCCCGCCGGCAGCGATGAACTGCGCGACGGCTGGAACACCTGGACGGGGATGGCCAAGAACAGCAGCGCCTGCGACTACACCTTCCACATCGGCGTGACGCGCTGGGACGGAGAGACCGAGCAAACCCTACGTGAACTGGTGGCGGACGGCATGACCTCGTTCAAGGTGTTTCTGGCCTACAAGGGTGCGTTCGGCATCGAGGACAGCGCCCTGTTCAACACGCTGACGCTGGCGAAAGAACTGGGCGTGGTGGTCACCGCCCACTGCGAGAACGCCGAGCTGGTGTCGCAACTTCAGGCCAAGCTGCTGGCGGAAGGCAAGACGGGGTCCGGGTGGCACGAACCCAGCCGCCCCGAACAGGTGGAGGCCGACGGCACCGCCCATTTCGCCACCTTTCTGGAGATGACCGGGGCGGAGGGCTACGTGGTTCACCTCTCGAACGCCAAAGCCCTGAAAGCCGCGCTGGACGCCCGTAAACGCGGCGTGAACATCCATATCGAGTCCGTGATCCCCCATTTCCTGCTGGACAAGACGTTTGCCGAGCGCCCCGGCGTGGAGGGCGCGAAATACGTGATGAGTCCGCCGCTGCGCGACAAATTAAACCAGGCGGCGCTGTGGCAGGCGCTCAAGGACGGCGAGATCGATACGGTGGCCACCGATCACTGCCCCTTCGACGTGGCGCAAAAGCACATGGGGGACAATAATTTTACCCTGATTCCCAACGGTATTCCCGCCATCGAAGACCGCGTGAACCTGCTGTACACCTACGGCGTCAGTCGGGGCGGCCTGAGCCTGAACCGTTTCGTGGACGCCGCCAGCACCCGCGCGGCGCAGATTTTCGGGCTGTACCCGAAGAAGGGCGCGATCGAGGTGGGCTCAGACGCCGATCTGGTGATCTACGATCCGCAGTACCGGGGCACCATCAGCGCGGCCACGTCACACGTCAACAACGACTACAGCGGCTTCGAGGGCTTCGAGATCGACGGGCGGCCCCGCGTGGTCACGGTGCGCGGGCAGGTCGCCGTGCGCGACGGCCAGTTTGTGGGCGAACCGGGGCGTGGGCAGTTGCTGCGGCGCTCACCGCGCCCGGCACCGCGGCAAAAGGTTCCGGGTTGA